A genome region from Brassica oleracea var. oleracea cultivar TO1000 chromosome C2, BOL, whole genome shotgun sequence includes the following:
- the LOC106323461 gene encoding LOW QUALITY PROTEIN: uncharacterized protein LOC106323461 (The sequence of the model RefSeq protein was modified relative to this genomic sequence to represent the inferred CDS: inserted 3 bases in 3 codons; deleted 2 bases in 2 codons; substituted 2 bases at 2 genomic stop codons), producing METASSVAATRKGKSGAPFRILEDAVIKCFGVIGVRWVLTYLVKSFRGGGRLKPRLRGSLAKMVSLKRSMKIAAVEDSVLRSNFVKEKDRELHAVKLDNEALCCLGEQNKELATLRRERDHSDAERSQNLHKLSELQEHFQEKERQYVELQEXNRIVQETVMYKDEQLREAQGWIARAQEMDAXTNHSLQAELRERTEQYNQLWLGCQRQVXWMERLHVHTVQQLKLDLANVKEGGGLKTKSNGASHSQTFQNRGQVTPLHSFVMHQQEILKPQGTSPPHVAQSAKGAVPASSQLPMQNHVHPSQDVHGLVRSDATSEYQVHAKGQSLVQGYQTSHGAQFGSTTPSSSVNEQVVESGNGSNTSENNFQDISSQFRDALRLDSNALTQKPEEANGQXEQNGAKTLVSSGNAERNLESALLDERSLLACIXRTIPAGGRIRISSTVDG from the exons ATGGAGACGGCTTCGAGCGTAGCCGCGACTCGCAAAGGAAAAAGTGGCGCGCCGTTTCGGATTCTTGAAGATGCA GTGATCAAGTGTTTTGGTGTCATTGGTGTGCGTTGGGTGCTGACATACCTGGTGAAGTCCTTCCGTGGAGGTGGAAGATTGAAACCTAGACTCAGGGGGAGTTTAGCAAAGATGGTTTCATTGAAGAGATCTATGAAGATTGCAGCTGTAGAAGACAGTGTGCTCCG GAGCAACTTCGTGAAAGAGAAAGACAGAGAGCTGCATGCTGTTAAACTGGATAACGAAGCATTATGTT GCCTGGGCGAACAAAACAAAGAACTTGCTACCCTCAG AAGGGAGCGTGATCACTCTGATGCTGAGAGA TCCCAAAATTTACATAAATTATCTGAA CTTCAGGAGCATTTTCAAGAGAAAGAGAGACAATACGTTGAATTGCAGGAATAG AATAGGATAGTTCAAGAAACAGTCATGTACAAGGATGAGCAACTGAGAGAAGCGCAAGGTTGGATTGCGCGTGCTCAGGAGATGGATG TTACAAATCACTCCTTGCAGGCTGAATTGCGAGAACGTACCGAGCAGTATAACCAGCTCTGGCTTGGTTGCCAAAGACAGGTTTG ATGGATGGAGAGATTGCATGTACATACAGTGCAACAGCTTAAGCTTGACCTTGCCAATGTAAAGGAAGGTGGTGGCTTGAAAACGAAGTCCAACGGTGCCTCCCACTCCCAGACTTTCCAGAACAGAG GTCAGGTGACGCCTCTACATTCTTTTGTCATGCATCAACAAGAGATTCTTAAGCCTCAGGGAACTTCACCACCTCATGTTGCACAGTCAGCAAAAGGT GCTGTACCAGCTAGTTCACAGTTGCCTATGCAGAATCATGTGCATCCATCTCAAGACGTTCATGGCTTGGTTAGATCTGATGCGACGAGTGAGTACCAAGTACATGCCAAAGGACAGTCCCTTGTTCAAGGGTATCAAACTAGCCATGGAGCACAATTCGGATCAACTACACCATCGTCCTCTGTGAATGAACAG GTAGTGGAATCTGGCAATGGATCCAATACGTCAGAGAATAACTTTCAAGACATTTCTTCACAGTTCCGTGATGCGCTAAGGCTAGATTCCAATGCCCTAACTCAGAAACCTGAG GAGGCTAATGGTC GTGAACAAAATGGTGCTAAAACTCTAGTCTCATCTGGCAACGCTGAGAGGAACTTAGAGAGTGCTCTTCTCGATGAAAGGTCACTTTTGGCTTGCA GTCGTACTATACCAGCAGGTGGAAGAATCAGAATCAGCTCAACG GTTGATGGTTGA